A region from the Peromyscus maniculatus bairdii isolate BWxNUB_F1_BW_parent chromosome 5, HU_Pman_BW_mat_3.1, whole genome shotgun sequence genome encodes:
- the LOC102925356 gene encoding spermatogenesis-associated protein 31-like has protein sequence MWAWVILHLPGRTPTSSIQMETLSSLLERIYTTWVSLSSTMWVMDMILAFVCGLGLYLLLLPFLESHLSSPLPNIKFTKKPHLQMTWQSWCRKKFRTRCRRDPKAWGECLKKLKEKGKDGLFLEEISPGHHLNSLGNMFKSPSTKQDSTTLPPFWNLKEKSEQQMAIQKLSYPKILGDHFQQKYNQLFWGLPSLHSESLVAAAWIPQTSTLPSPFFLFNAISSGYPVQMQARMSSVLSHTHPLSYLDLQSPPLILSPPKFQPPTLNQVTLQSPLPALLPSSLSSYTRDYGTSCSQSQRKLQCLPTEIQYRERPSVTKQLESRLALPLMVQRPQEVYDVLTSNISQDLAVSILPDNFPISCELREKLEQHIQKWLIQHRWDLPRKIQESLEVMQLQSTVIESQPRDRPGPSRPFVSMGEHSMDGQKVRFKLERESGKNLGPILGKISKHPIKHLEKSPVKVEGTNLSESERNPVKSLKSDSRNNLTKCIDENLENGLKAHLGTKSGQINQGLIPLSVRRSWLAMNNGFTTSDTHMETRNLASSKSSEKSVSSLQKLAFLDPGIQQALEAHVVRFWVKHRWGLPLKILKPINLFKLKSGESLPIALYAPPSSSSVSETSSAVEVVGFLGKPCQTCLREVIIKDSSPSLGSLLLVSSPSCKDIEKALGVFPSGVDQEPSKTPPTKPESRHQSETLTHKFMDIPSQSGTVLEKERETEEVLLLPRRTSVQNAGAHSHQAKVVSEFPHNVETESTGQPQVYTAAVLLPERSRSVLLPADTLASQVLADIVVAGGGNSLVQQQPSTPKHQVSQKSQIKVLAPTYQDEDTKRQNKRKHEEGSKFTRVKEKEDKFRSKHYQSLPKPTQVPPESPFQKLVSRFLRWIHPKKTIKGQESSPKKGRPTAGTAQSQQRQVKKKPHVDSNVAEAQELMSAVGEMLEKKMMLQRKLCASKFDKHRKTPPPPVSQSSYGHKPASYSEQRRAPSHPVNSSCQKCPIQDKHIRDKPSQKTVRFSSEPQTPQNPNLVSPNTSMNLVSSSQSGTIVPGVSSHHLHCPRHCVLRRSVCSHLENSSLVFSSRKT, from the exons CCTCACCTTCAGATGACCTGGCAGAGCTGGTGCAGGAAAAAGTTTAGGACTCGTTGTAGGAGAGATCCCAAAG CTTGGGGAGAATGCCTgaaaaagctgaaagaaaaaggaaaagatggaTTATTTCTAGAAGAAATTAGCCCAGGACACCATTTGAATTCTTTAGGGAACATGTTTAAGTCACCAAGTACTAAGCAAGACAGCACTACTCTGCCACCTTTCTGGAACCTGAAAGAAAAATCAGAGCAGCAGATGGCCATTCAGAAACTATCATATCCCAAGATTTTGGGGGACCATTTTCAACAGAAATACAACCAGCTTTTCTGGGGTCTCCCTTCTCTGCACAGTGaatctctagtggctgctgcctGGATCCCCCAGACTTCtactctcccttctccctttttcttATTCAATGCCATCTCAAGTGGTTATCCAGTTCAAATGCAGGCTCGAATGTCTTCAGTGCTTTCCCACACACATCCCCTGTCCTACCTGGACCTCCAATCTCCACCCTTAATACTGTCTCCACCCAAGTTCCAGCCCCCAACTTTGAATCAAGTCACTCTTCAATCCCCTCTTCCAGCCCTACTGCCCTCTTCTCTATCCTCCTACACAAGGGATTATGGAACATCTtgttctcagtcacaaagaaagcTACAGTGTCTCCCTACTGAAATACAATACAGGGAAAGGCCCTCAGTGACAAAACAACTAGAAAGTAGATTGGCTTTACCCTTGATGGTCCAGAGACCTCAAGAAGTCTATGATGTCTTGACCTCCAACATTTCCCAAGACTTGGCAGTCTCTATCCTTCCTGACAATTTTCCAATCAGCTGTGAGCTCCGGGAGAAACTGGAGCAGCACATTCAAAAGTGGCTCATTCAACACCGATGGGATCTTCCTCGGAAGATCCAAGAATCTCTGGAAGTGATGCAGCTTCAGAGCACAGTAATAGAAAGTCAACCCAGAGACAGACCTGGCCCCTCAAGACCCTTTGTGTCTATGGGTGAACATAGCATGGATGGCCAGAAGGTGAGATTCAAGCTAGAAAGGGAATCTGGTAAGAATTTGGGACCTATTCTAGGAAAGATCTCAAAACATCCAATCAAGCACTTGGAAAAAAGTCCAGTAAAGGTAGAAGGGACAAATCTTTCTGAGTCAGAAAGAAATCCAGTAAAGAGCTTGAAGAGTGACTCCAGAAATAACTTAACCAAATGCATAGACGAGAATCTAGAAAATGGCCTGAAAGCTCATTTGGGCACAAAGTCAGGGCAAATCAATCAAGGTCTGATCCCTCTGAGTGTGCGTCGATCCTGGCTTGCTATGAACAATGGATTTACCACGTCTGACACCCATATGGAAACTAGAAACTTAGCATCCTCGAAGAGTTCAGAAAAGTCTGTGAGCTCTTTACAGAAGCTTGCCTTTCTTGATCCAGGCATTCAACAGGCCCTGGAGGCACATGTTGTAAGGTTTTGGGTGAAGCACAGGTGGGGCCTTCCTCTCAAGATACTCAAGCCCATAAATCTCTTTAAGTTGAAAAGTGGTGAGTCCTTGCCCATTGCACTGTATGCCCCACCCTCCTCATCCTCTGTATCTGAGACCAGTTCAGCAGTTGAGGTAGTCGGGTTCCTAGGAAAACCATGTCAGACATGCTTGAGAGAGGTGATAATTAAGGATTCTTCTCCATCATTAGGGAGTCTTCTCCTtgtctcctctccttcctgtaaGGATATTGAGAAAGCCCTGGGAGTGTTTCCATCTGGTGTTGACCAGGAGCCTTCAAAGACCCCACCAACCAAACCAGAGAGCAGGCATCAGTCTGAAACTCTCACACATAAGTTCATGGATATACCCTCTCAGAGTGGGACTgtcttagagaaagagagagagaccgaaGAAGTCCTTTTACTGCCTAGAAGGACTAGTGTTCAAAATGCAGGGGCACACAGCCACCAGGCAAAAGTTGTTAGTGAGTTTCCACATAATGTGGAGACAGAATCAACAGGCCAGCCACAAGTCTACACTGCTGCTGTGCTCCTTCCAGAGCGTTCCAGGAGCGTGCTTCTTCCTGCAGACACTTTGGCTTCACAGGTGTTAGCTGACATTGTGGTGGCAGGAGGAGGCAATAGCCTGGTGCAGCAGCAACCCAGTACTCCAAAGCATCAAGTCTCACAGAAGAGCCAAATCAAGGTGTTGGCCCCTACTTATCAAGATGAGGACACtaaaagacagaataaaagaaaacatgaagaaggGTCCAAGTTCACCAGAGtcaaggagaaagaagacaaattTAGAAGTAAACACTATCAGTCCCTTCCAAAACCCACACAAGTTCCTCCAGAAAGCCCCTTTCAAAAACTTGTGAGCCGCTTTCTTCGGTGGATTCATCCCAAGAAAACAATCAAAGGGCAGGAATCTTCTCCCAAGAAAGGTAGGCCTACAGCAGGTACTGCTCAGAGTCAACAGAGGCAAGTGAAAAAGAAACCACACGTGGACAGCAATGTTGCTGAGGCCCAGGAACTTATGTCAGCTGTTGGAGAGatgttagaaaagaaaatgatgctgCAACGTAAACTCTGTGCTTCAAAGTTTGACAAGCACAGAAAAACTCCTCCACCTCCTGTGTCTCAGTCTTCCTATGGCCACAAGCCAGCCTCCTACTCAGAACAAAGGAGAGCACCCAGTCACCCAGTCAATTCCTCCTGTCAGAAGTGTCCTATACAGGACAAGCACATCAGAGAcaaaccatctcaaaaaactGTACGATTTAGCAGTGAACCACAGACCCCTCAGAATCCTAACCTTGTGTCCCCTAACACAAGTATGAACCTAGTGAGTTCCTCCCAGAGCGGAACAATAGTGCCAGGTGTCTCAAGTCACCATCTCCACTGTCCTAGGCACTGTGTTCTTCGAAGGAGTGTCTGTAGCCACCTAGAAAATTCCTCTCTAGTTTTTTCTAGTAGGAAAacataa